A single window of Mycolicibacterium aurum DNA harbors:
- a CDS encoding HPr family phosphocarrier protein, whose translation MPSKTVIVGSSIGLHARPAAIIAEAAVNAGVPVTLSVDGGEPVDAGSALMIMTLGAGNGAEVTVASDDEAALATIAELVQKDLDA comes from the coding sequence ATGCCCAGCAAGACCGTCATCGTCGGCTCGTCCATCGGACTGCACGCACGGCCCGCGGCCATCATCGCCGAGGCCGCCGTCAACGCCGGTGTCCCTGTCACGCTCTCGGTCGACGGCGGTGAGCCCGTCGATGCCGGCTCGGCGCTGATGATCATGACCCTGGGTGCAGGCAACGGCGCCGAGGTCACCGTCGCCTCCGACGACGAGGCAGCGCTGGCCACCATCGCCGAGCTGGTGCAGAAGGACCTCGACGCCTGA
- a CDS encoding PTS fructose transporter subunit IIABC yields the protein MTSSTSSPPIISRDLVLLDAAVDGGKQAVIARLVDVLAQAGRTTDPQGLVSAAMAREEQSATGLPGGIAIPHCRSPYVDTPTIGFARLKPGVDFGAPDGPADLAFLIAAPDSGGQEHMKLLSSLARALVRKDFVESLRNAATVDEVVSLVDGVVNPAPAAPAAAPTPAAPAAAAATAEKPTARSIVAITACPTGIAHTYMAADSLTAAAKEAGVTLVVETQGSSGSTPLPPETIAKADAVIFATDVGVKDKGRFAGKPVVASGVKRAINEPGKMIAEALAAADNPNAARVEGSGADASSSGAPSGNVGWGTRTRQILLTGVSYMIPFVAAGGLLIALGFLFGGYEIADTGNDIALNNSLQNLPPGGFLEYLGAILFTLGGLAFGFLVPALAGYISFAIADRPGIAPGFTAGALAVFVGGGFIGGIAGGVIAGFTALWISKIDVPRWLRGLMPVVIIPLVASLAVGLIMFFLIGRPLAWVNTSLTEWLTGMSGTSAVFLGIILGLMMCFDLGGPVNKAAYAFATAGLAAATTASFEIMATVMAAGMVPPLAMALATTIRPGLFSEPERENGRAAWLLGASFISEGAIPFAAADPLRVIPSMMAGGAVTGALCMAFGVTLRAPHGGIFVFFAIGNLAMFLVALVVGTVISALAVVAAKQFIKPGAKAEPELVTA from the coding sequence ATGACCAGCTCCACCAGCTCCCCGCCGATCATCTCGCGTGACCTCGTGCTGCTCGACGCCGCCGTGGACGGCGGCAAGCAGGCCGTCATCGCCCGCCTGGTCGACGTCCTCGCCCAGGCGGGACGCACCACCGACCCCCAGGGACTCGTCAGCGCCGCGATGGCGCGCGAAGAACAGTCCGCCACCGGTCTTCCCGGCGGGATCGCGATCCCGCACTGCCGCTCGCCCTACGTCGACACCCCGACCATCGGATTCGCCCGGCTCAAGCCCGGCGTCGACTTCGGTGCGCCCGACGGCCCGGCCGACCTGGCATTCCTGATCGCCGCACCCGACTCCGGCGGCCAGGAGCACATGAAGCTGCTGTCCAGCCTGGCAAGGGCGTTGGTACGCAAGGATTTCGTCGAGTCGCTGCGCAATGCCGCCACCGTCGACGAGGTGGTCTCTCTCGTCGACGGGGTGGTGAACCCCGCACCGGCCGCACCGGCCGCCGCCCCGACGCCCGCCGCTCCCGCGGCTGCCGCGGCTACCGCGGAGAAGCCCACCGCCAGGTCCATCGTCGCCATCACCGCCTGCCCGACCGGCATCGCCCACACCTATATGGCCGCCGACTCGCTGACCGCCGCAGCCAAGGAGGCCGGCGTCACTCTCGTCGTCGAGACGCAGGGTTCCTCGGGCAGCACACCGCTACCGCCGGAGACGATCGCCAAGGCGGACGCGGTCATCTTCGCCACCGACGTCGGGGTGAAGGACAAGGGCCGCTTCGCGGGCAAGCCCGTCGTGGCCTCCGGAGTCAAACGCGCGATCAACGAACCCGGCAAGATGATCGCCGAAGCCCTTGCCGCAGCAGACAATCCGAACGCGGCGCGGGTGGAGGGCTCCGGCGCCGACGCGAGCTCGTCCGGCGCACCGTCCGGCAATGTCGGCTGGGGGACGCGCACCCGGCAGATCCTGCTGACCGGCGTGAGCTACATGATCCCGTTCGTCGCTGCCGGCGGCCTGCTGATCGCGCTGGGCTTCCTGTTCGGTGGCTACGAGATCGCCGACACCGGTAACGACATCGCGCTGAACAACTCGCTGCAGAACCTGCCGCCCGGCGGATTCCTCGAATACCTCGGCGCGATCCTGTTCACCCTCGGCGGCCTGGCATTCGGCTTCCTGGTACCGGCCCTCGCCGGCTACATCTCCTTCGCGATCGCCGACCGGCCGGGTATCGCGCCGGGCTTCACCGCGGGTGCGTTGGCCGTCTTCGTCGGCGGCGGCTTCATCGGCGGCATCGCCGGCGGCGTGATCGCCGGCTTCACCGCGCTGTGGATCAGCAAAATCGATGTGCCGCGATGGTTGCGCGGCCTCATGCCGGTGGTCATCATCCCGCTGGTCGCGTCCCTGGCCGTCGGTCTGATCATGTTCTTCCTGATCGGCCGCCCCTTGGCGTGGGTCAACACCAGCCTCACCGAATGGCTGACCGGGATGTCCGGTACCTCGGCGGTCTTCCTCGGGATCATCCTGGGCCTGATGATGTGCTTCGACCTCGGCGGTCCGGTCAACAAGGCGGCCTACGCATTCGCCACCGCCGGACTGGCCGCGGCCACCACCGCGTCGTTCGAGATCATGGCGACAGTGATGGCGGCAGGCATGGTGCCGCCGCTGGCCATGGCGCTGGCGACCACGATCCGGCCGGGCCTGTTCAGCGAGCCCGAACGGGAGAACGGCCGCGCCGCATGGCTTCTCGGGGCCTCGTTCATCTCGGAAGGCGCGATCCCGTTCGCGGCCGCCGATCCACTGCGTGTCATCCCGTCGATGATGGCCGGTGGCGCCGTCACCGGGGCTCTGTGCATGGCGTTCGGCGTGACCCTGCGGGCACCGCACGGTGGCATCTTCGTGTTCTTCGCGATCGGCAACCTGGCGATGTTCCTCGTCGCTCTCGTGGTCGGAACAGTCATCTCCGCGCTCGCGGTCGTCGCCGCCAAGCAGTTCATCAAGCCCGGCGCCAAGGCCGAGCCTGAGCTCGTCACCGCCTGA
- the pfkB gene encoding 1-phosphofructokinase, which produces MIVTVTPNPSIDRTVTLSSPLTRGAVHRVTSVTSQAGGKGVNVAKVLTMAGVDALAVLPAATNDPLVSALQAAAVPYRVVPTHEAARTNLTITEQDGTTTKINEPGAVLDESALRAFTDAVLDAARDAAWVVMSGSLPPGVPASWYADVVALLASHPCRIAVDTSDAPLAALIGSLDRGAPDLIKPNAEELAGVLGYSPQALEAAVVQGDPAPVVAAARQLIDRGIGAVLATLGAAGAVLVDQNGAWMATPPPIVPRSTVGAGDSSLAGYVRAEVGGAEPPQRLQMAVAYGSAAAALPGTTLPAPSEIDLNAVQVSPISPIPANQ; this is translated from the coding sequence GTGATCGTCACCGTCACCCCCAACCCGAGCATCGACCGCACCGTCACGCTGTCCTCACCGCTGACGCGAGGCGCGGTGCACCGAGTCACCTCGGTCACCAGCCAGGCCGGCGGCAAGGGCGTCAACGTGGCGAAGGTACTGACGATGGCCGGCGTCGACGCGCTCGCCGTGCTTCCCGCGGCCACCAACGATCCGCTGGTGAGCGCACTGCAGGCGGCCGCGGTGCCCTACCGGGTGGTGCCCACCCACGAGGCGGCCCGGACCAACCTGACCATCACCGAGCAGGACGGCACCACCACCAAGATCAACGAGCCGGGCGCCGTACTGGACGAGTCGGCACTGCGGGCGTTCACCGATGCGGTGCTGGATGCGGCGAGGGACGCCGCGTGGGTGGTGATGTCCGGTTCGCTGCCGCCGGGAGTTCCCGCCTCCTGGTACGCGGACGTCGTCGCACTGCTCGCGTCACATCCCTGCCGCATCGCCGTCGACACGTCCGACGCGCCGCTGGCCGCCCTGATCGGCTCGCTCGACCGCGGCGCTCCCGATCTGATCAAGCCGAACGCCGAGGAGCTCGCCGGCGTCCTCGGCTACTCCCCGCAGGCTCTGGAAGCGGCCGTCGTCCAGGGAGATCCGGCACCCGTCGTCGCGGCGGCGAGGCAACTGATCGACAGGGGAATCGGTGCCGTGCTGGCCACGCTCGGTGCGGCCGGTGCCGTGCTGGTCGACCAGAACGGCGCCTGGATGGCGACACCCCCACCGATCGTGCCCCGCAGCACCGTCGGCGCCGGCGACTCGTCGCTGGCCGGGTACGTGCGCGCCGAAGTCGGGGGCGCCGAGCCACCCCAGCGACTCCAGATGGCCGTCGCCTACGGCAGCGCCGCCGCCGCCCTGCCCGGAACGACACTGCCCGCACCGTCCGAGATCGACCTGAACGCGGTTCAGGTTTCGCCGATCTCACCCATTCCCGCCAACCAGTAA
- the ptsP gene encoding phosphoenolpyruvate--protein phosphotransferase, translated as MFGFTPERVDLSTVSCNLVHMTASSSLTSPPAIGTVLHGVPVVAGVQYAPVIRPGKPPQIDPGADADLDEADRAAEGERFSAAAATVAERLRERAAHATGSASEVLAATATLAQDRGWLGVAEKRIKDGAPAVRAVNAAIEQFVEMFTKLGGLMAERVTDLRDIRNRVVAELKGLPEPGVPVPDEPSILCAEDLAPADTAGLDPTLIVALATTLGGPTSHTAIIARQLGIPCIVAVTGLDDVPAGAMALVDGTLGTITIGPDEAAARDAVAEAQRAAASAANWSGPGATADGHAVAVLANVQDGAAARSASQTPAEGIGLFRTELCFLNTETEPTVDEQATIYTEVLEAFAGKKVVVRTLDAGSDKPLKFAGHPDEANPALGVRGIRISFNNPAILDHQLEGIAKAAERSGNPPWVMAPMIATAEEAKNFADKARSYGLTPGVMIEVPAAALLADRILEHVDFLSIGTNDLAQYTMAADRMSADLATLTDPWQPAVLALVAMTVKAGVAVGKPVGVCGEAAADPVLACVLTGFGVTSLSAAAAAVQGVGAKLAQVTLQQCRDAAEAVLTTSTAADARAAAMSALG; from the coding sequence ATGTTTGGTTTTACCCCTGAACGTGTTGACTTGTCAACGGTTTCTTGTAACCTAGTTCACATGACCGCCTCGTCCTCGCTTACCTCACCCCCGGCGATCGGCACCGTTCTGCATGGTGTGCCCGTCGTGGCCGGCGTCCAATACGCGCCCGTCATCCGTCCCGGGAAGCCACCCCAGATCGATCCCGGTGCCGACGCCGATCTCGACGAGGCCGACAGGGCAGCCGAAGGTGAACGGTTCAGCGCCGCGGCGGCCACGGTCGCGGAGCGGCTACGCGAGCGCGCCGCGCACGCCACCGGTTCGGCGTCGGAGGTGCTGGCGGCCACCGCGACGCTGGCTCAGGACCGGGGCTGGCTCGGCGTCGCCGAAAAGCGCATCAAAGACGGCGCGCCTGCGGTCCGCGCGGTCAACGCCGCGATCGAGCAGTTCGTCGAGATGTTCACCAAGCTGGGTGGGCTGATGGCCGAACGTGTCACCGATCTGCGCGACATCCGCAACCGCGTGGTCGCCGAGTTGAAGGGGCTGCCGGAGCCCGGTGTGCCCGTGCCCGACGAGCCGTCGATCCTGTGCGCCGAGGATCTCGCGCCCGCCGACACCGCGGGCCTCGACCCGACGCTCATCGTGGCGCTCGCCACCACGCTCGGCGGTCCGACCAGCCACACCGCGATCATCGCCCGGCAGTTGGGCATACCGTGCATCGTCGCGGTGACCGGACTCGACGACGTGCCTGCGGGCGCGATGGCGCTGGTCGACGGAACGCTGGGCACCATCACGATCGGGCCCGATGAAGCCGCCGCCCGTGACGCCGTCGCCGAAGCGCAACGTGCCGCGGCGTCGGCGGCGAACTGGTCCGGCCCGGGTGCCACTGCCGATGGGCACGCCGTCGCCGTCCTCGCCAACGTCCAGGACGGGGCTGCAGCCCGCTCGGCCAGTCAGACCCCGGCCGAGGGTATCGGGCTGTTCCGCACCGAATTGTGTTTCCTCAACACCGAGACCGAGCCGACGGTCGACGAGCAGGCCACCATCTACACCGAGGTGCTCGAAGCGTTCGCCGGCAAGAAGGTCGTCGTCCGCACGCTCGACGCCGGTTCCGACAAGCCGTTGAAATTCGCAGGCCATCCCGACGAGGCGAACCCTGCGTTGGGCGTGCGTGGCATCCGGATCTCGTTCAACAACCCGGCGATCCTGGACCACCAGCTCGAAGGGATCGCCAAGGCGGCCGAGCGCTCCGGCAACCCGCCGTGGGTGATGGCGCCGATGATCGCGACCGCCGAGGAAGCGAAAAACTTTGCCGACAAAGCTCGTTCGTACGGTCTCACCCCGGGCGTGATGATCGAGGTGCCCGCCGCGGCGCTGTTGGCCGACCGGATCCTGGAGCACGTCGACTTCCTGTCGATCGGCACCAACGACCTGGCGCAGTACACGATGGCCGCCGACCGCATGTCGGCCGATCTGGCCACCCTCACCGATCCGTGGCAACCCGCCGTGCTGGCACTCGTCGCGATGACGGTGAAAGCCGGTGTCGCCGTGGGTAAGCCGGTCGGTGTCTGTGGTGAGGCCGCGGCCGACCCGGTGCTGGCGTGCGTGCTGACCGGCTTCGGCGTGACGTCGCTGTCGGCGGCCGCTGCGGCGGTGCAGGGTGTGGGTGCCAAGCTGGCCCAGGTCACGCTGCAGCAGTGCCGCGACGCGGCCGAGGCGGTCTTGACCACCTCCACTGCCGCCGACGCGCGCGCCGCGGCCATGTCAGCGCTCGGCTGA
- a CDS encoding pirin family protein, which produces MPAITADTLTLPRISGSAPTDTERPVRSVTSGPRGYEGEGFPVVRAFAGVSARDLDPFVHMDQMGEVEYQPGEPRGTDWHPHRGFETVTYMIDGRFAHQDSHGGGGLIADGATQWMTAGSGILHIETPPAELVESGGLFHGIQLWVNLPKKDKFAAPRYQSIEGNQVTLLASDDGGALVRVIAGEIDGRGGPGDTHTPITLAHATVEPGARLNLPWNRDFNALVYVLSGRGAVGPIGHPIQQGQLAVFGPGDRITVAADGAQDSNRPALEVLLLGGRPIREPVFQYGPFVMNSKSELVQAMEDFNAGKFGTIPPNALMPHRPLR; this is translated from the coding sequence ATGCCTGCAATCACAGCCGATACGCTGACCCTGCCGCGCATTTCCGGGTCGGCTCCCACCGATACCGAACGCCCCGTGCGGTCGGTCACCAGCGGTCCGCGGGGGTACGAGGGCGAGGGTTTTCCCGTCGTCCGTGCCTTCGCGGGCGTCAGCGCACGTGACCTGGACCCGTTCGTGCACATGGACCAGATGGGGGAGGTCGAGTACCAACCGGGCGAACCCCGCGGCACCGACTGGCATCCGCATCGCGGCTTCGAGACGGTCACGTACATGATCGACGGCCGCTTCGCACACCAGGACTCCCATGGCGGCGGCGGACTGATCGCCGACGGCGCCACCCAGTGGATGACCGCCGGCTCGGGAATCCTGCACATCGAGACCCCGCCCGCCGAACTCGTGGAGAGCGGCGGCTTGTTCCACGGGATCCAGCTGTGGGTGAATCTGCCCAAGAAGGACAAATTCGCCGCGCCGCGGTATCAGTCCATCGAAGGCAACCAGGTCACGCTGCTGGCATCCGATGACGGGGGCGCGCTGGTGCGCGTCATCGCCGGTGAGATCGACGGCAGGGGCGGGCCCGGAGACACGCACACACCGATCACGCTGGCGCACGCCACCGTCGAGCCGGGCGCGCGACTGAATCTGCCGTGGAACCGCGATTTCAATGCGCTGGTGTACGTGCTGTCGGGCCGAGGGGCTGTCGGCCCCATCGGTCACCCGATCCAGCAGGGTCAGCTCGCGGTGTTCGGCCCGGGCGACCGCATCACGGTGGCCGCCGATGGTGCGCAGGACTCGAATCGTCCTGCTCTTGAGGTTCTCCTGTTGGGCGGCAGGCCGATTCGCGAGCCTGTCTTCCAGTACGGACCGTTCGTGATGAACTCGAAGTCCGAACTCGTCCAGGCGATGGAGGACTTCAATGCAGGCAAGTTCGGCACCATTCCGCCGAACGCGCTGATGCCGCACCGGCCGCTGCGCTGA
- a CDS encoding alpha/beta fold hydrolase codes for MTTLPSAPIADEVPPGFTRHTETANSVTIDYVIGGHGPTLVLLHGYPQSWYEWRHVMPALAEHYTVIAPSLRGAGLSDAPGSGYDKTTMAADIHALLVAIDRHRDIRLVGHDIGLMVAYAYAAEHPDDVVKLVLSEAFIPHPSIYEFPALSADGPGPWHFGFFLLTNGFPEQLIAGNETVWVDRFIDSLMVVKGSITPEEIEVYASFLRGPGHLAATIEWFRAWPADMVDNATRRQTRLAMPVLAIGADGSLGDFVATNAEKYADDVTAVVVAGSGHWIYEEHPEELTRVLLDFLGDNGAGSRPVVSDPVRR; via the coding sequence ATGACAACGCTTCCCAGCGCCCCGATCGCGGACGAGGTGCCGCCCGGCTTCACCCGGCACACCGAGACGGCCAACTCGGTCACCATCGATTACGTGATCGGTGGGCATGGACCGACTCTTGTTCTGCTCCATGGCTATCCGCAGTCGTGGTACGAATGGCGACACGTCATGCCCGCGCTGGCCGAGCACTACACCGTCATTGCTCCGAGTCTGCGTGGCGCAGGGCTCAGTGACGCACCGGGGAGCGGCTACGACAAGACGACGATGGCCGCGGACATCCACGCGCTACTCGTCGCGATCGATCGACATCGCGATATACGACTCGTCGGCCATGACATCGGCTTGATGGTCGCGTACGCCTACGCAGCCGAACATCCCGATGATGTCGTCAAACTCGTTCTCAGTGAGGCGTTCATCCCCCATCCGAGTATCTACGAATTCCCGGCGCTGTCTGCCGACGGGCCCGGGCCGTGGCACTTCGGTTTCTTCCTGTTGACCAACGGATTTCCCGAACAGCTGATCGCAGGCAACGAGACCGTGTGGGTCGACAGGTTCATTGACAGCTTGATGGTGGTGAAGGGCTCGATCACGCCTGAGGAGATCGAGGTCTACGCAAGCTTCCTGCGCGGTCCCGGACACCTCGCGGCCACGATCGAGTGGTTTCGCGCGTGGCCGGCCGACATGGTCGACAACGCCACTCGGCGGCAGACCAGGCTCGCCATGCCGGTCCTGGCCATCGGCGCCGACGGCAGCCTCGGTGATTTCGTCGCCACCAACGCCGAGAAGTACGCCGACGATGTCACCGCCGTCGTCGTCGCCGGTTCCGGACACTGGATCTACGAAGAGCATCCGGAGGAACTGACCCGCGTGCTCCTGGACTTCCTCGGAGACAACGGCGCCGGCAGCCGGCCGGTGGTTTCCGATCCCGTCCGCCGGTGA
- a CDS encoding class I SAM-dependent methyltransferase, with the protein MRYPSQDEFASEVTEWWDIPGWFHWREGQEEAVATFPEGSTFLEVGSYLGRSLCSLADVVRSSGRDYTVVGVDTCRGSGHEGPANKNAHGPAVEFGGGTFAGLLHRNIIACGFADTVDVLISSSPRAADFFSDGSLAWVHLDARHDYDSVAADIDAWAPKVMPGGWLSGDDYDDRLWPGVVGAVRDRMPDAHGWLTAQWRWLKPGN; encoded by the coding sequence GTGAGATATCCGTCGCAGGACGAGTTCGCGTCCGAGGTCACCGAGTGGTGGGACATACCCGGCTGGTTCCACTGGCGCGAAGGTCAGGAGGAAGCCGTTGCCACCTTCCCGGAAGGAAGCACGTTCCTGGAAGTCGGGTCCTACCTCGGCCGCAGTCTGTGCTCGCTGGCCGACGTCGTACGCAGCTCGGGCCGCGACTACACGGTGGTCGGCGTCGACACCTGCCGCGGCAGCGGGCACGAGGGTCCGGCCAACAAGAATGCGCACGGTCCCGCGGTCGAGTTCGGTGGCGGAACGTTCGCAGGCCTGTTGCACCGCAACATCATCGCCTGTGGGTTCGCCGACACCGTGGACGTGTTGATCAGCTCCTCGCCCCGGGCGGCCGACTTCTTCAGCGACGGTTCGCTGGCATGGGTACACCTGGACGCCCGACACGACTACGACAGCGTCGCCGCCGACATCGACGCGTGGGCGCCGAAGGTGATGCCGGGCGGCTGGCTCTCCGGCGACGACTACGACGACCGATTGTGGCCCGGTGTCGTCGGCGCGGTGCGGGACAGGATGCCCGATGCGCACGGCTGGCTGACCGCGCAGTGGCGGTGGCTGAAGCCCGGGAATTAA
- a CDS encoding DeoR/GlpR family DNA-binding transcription regulator — MYPEERQQAIASLVMTRGRASVAELAQAYDVTTETVRRDLAVLDKAGIVRRVHGGAVPVRALHLVEPGVGERDVTRTEHKDAIAAAAAEFFPLSGASVLLDAGTTTMRIASQIPTDRELVVVTNSVPIAARLATMPSVSLQLLGGRVRGITQAAVGEQALRVLDTLRVDIAFIGTNAISVRHGLSTPDSEEAAVKRAMVRSANYVVVAADSSKVGREDFVSFAPISSVDTLITDPEISAADSAVLGENGVEVICAGGQP; from the coding sequence ATGTACCCGGAAGAACGGCAGCAAGCCATCGCGTCGCTGGTGATGACACGGGGCAGGGCGTCGGTGGCCGAACTGGCGCAGGCCTACGACGTCACCACCGAGACCGTGCGGCGCGACCTGGCCGTGCTGGACAAGGCGGGCATCGTCCGACGCGTCCACGGCGGGGCGGTGCCCGTACGGGCTCTGCACCTCGTCGAACCGGGCGTCGGCGAACGGGACGTGACCCGCACCGAACACAAGGACGCGATCGCCGCCGCGGCCGCGGAGTTCTTTCCTCTCAGCGGGGCCAGCGTGCTGCTGGACGCCGGCACCACCACGATGCGGATCGCCTCGCAGATCCCAACGGACCGCGAGCTCGTCGTCGTGACCAACTCGGTGCCGATCGCCGCCCGACTCGCCACGATGCCGTCGGTCTCACTGCAGCTGCTGGGTGGACGGGTGCGCGGAATCACCCAGGCCGCCGTCGGCGAGCAGGCGCTGCGGGTACTGGACACCTTGCGCGTGGACATCGCCTTCATCGGCACCAACGCGATCAGCGTGCGCCATGGGCTGTCGACCCCCGACAGCGAAGAGGCGGCAGTCAAGCGGGCGATGGTCCGGTCCGCCAATTACGTTGTCGTCGCCGCTGATTCGTCGAAGGTCGGCCGCGAGGACTTCGTCAGCTTCGCCCCCATCTCCAGTGTCGACACCCTCATCACCGACCCCGAGATCTCCGCCGCCGACAGCGCCGTACTGGGCGAGAACGGCGTCGAGGTCATCTGCGCAGGAGGCCAACCGTGA